The Salarias fasciatus chromosome 12, fSalaFa1.1, whole genome shotgun sequence DNA segment ATGTTCGGCTTTATGCCCCTCCGTGACTGGACATGTGTGTTGGCAGTGGTGTGCGGGCTGTTGAGCGCTGCTCTGGGGGACGAggagctcttccaggaggagtTTTTAAAGCGGGAATACTCTCTGGTGAAGCCGTACCGAGGTGAGGTCAACCCACGATTAGCACACGTTTCCCCTCAGCTTCCTCTCAAAAGTCCAATTCTTCACTAAATCAACACATCTCACCTACTTTGACATCATTGTCAGAGGAATAGCTGACATCTAAGACACAATCTGGGGATAATAGCTGAGTCAGACGGAACTTTGCgctcctttttttaaaactgtcaaCATTTTCAGATCTGCTGTCAGTTCTAGCTCACTAATTCTAGGAATAATGTTAATTATTGAACTAATCCTGTTTTTACTGAGAACAAAACTGTAAGGGGAGTAGCAGTGAGACGAATCCTGTCACGAGAAGTATACATTAAGTGAATGTTTGCAAAGGATTTTGGTAGATCGAACAGAAattacttcaataaaaaaaacgtAATCTGTAAATAAATCTCATAATGAAGGCTGGCGTTAGTGATGTTTGTAATATATCTACatctaaaataaaatgaaacagaacGTGACACGTTTTTTTAACAAGACTGTTTGCaatgacaattaaaaaatacataatatTTAAACTCCAAGCTTAGTTATTAAAGTTTGAACAATACTTGAACGTTTGCAGGATAAACcgacaaaaatgttttcatgatgttACTCCAATTAGCTTTGAATTAACGTGCCAATATTGCAATAAATCTGGAGATAATATCCTGCAATCGTGGCCACTTAATGACCCCCATAATCAATCATGGACACTTCATTATACGCTCATTCTGCTGCACTAAAACGTGCGTGtacatatttttatatatattaaagCTCCTGTTATGTTTTAGATTTATGTTCTGTATAAAGTTaggtcttttcttttttttagatttctatTATTCTATTATCATTCTTATTAAGATTTGCTCtattacttattctttatttgcacatttcctcacTGTTTTGTGTTCTATGAGCCTCTGTAATGGTAAATTTCCCCGTGGTGAGACAAATGAAGTCTCTTcaccatcttcttcttcttcttcttctacttcattttcttcttctctttaaaAGCGGAATTAACTTTTATTCGGAATTAAAAGACCCATGTCAACCCACCCACTGTGTTCCAGGTCTGGGCTTCTCTGCTTCTTCGCACTGGGACCTGATGGGCACGGCCATGGTGACGGGGGACTACGTGAGGCTGACCCCAGACATGCAGAGCAGACAGGGAGCCGTGTGGAGTCGAGTGGTGAGCAGCTTCTTTTCAGCGGGACTGATATTCGTGGGGAAAGGTGCATTTTGTGAGCGTTTTGGGAATTGTTTTGATGATAATGtttacatcatttaaaatgaagtGAGTCCAGTCTGTCttattttgctctttttccAGCCGTTATTTGTGCAAGACTGGGAGCTCAAGTTGCATTTTAAAATCCACGGCCAGGGAAAGAAGAATTTTAACGGGGACGGAATGGCCTTCTGGTTAACTAAAGAGCGCATGCAGAACGGTAAGAGCATAAAATTATTTAAATGCCCTTTTCACTGTTGTGAAGGAGCGATTTAAAGAAGGACAGAgtggttgtttttctctttgtgtgtagaAACTCCACCCGTGTACATGACTCGCTTCATTTTATCTATATAAATGTTGAGAGcgctgtttgtcatttttgtgcaCATTTTGCTGTGGCTGacttgtttcctgttttgatGTGAAAACTCCCAAGTGGGAGAACCTTCCCAGGTCCCAGCTGCATGAAAGCAGGTCAACTGTCACtgaagactaaaaaaaaaaaacacatgccaCAGTTTCAAATGTCCTGTTTACAGTGGATTCTCAAGTGAAGACTGAAAACTGTCGTAGTTTAGTTGTGCGTTTACATGACATGCGGTGCTCGGAGCCTCTGGAAATACGTCTTTTCAATTAGGTGgaacttttccaaaatgttgctgtatacatgtgaaacttctctgaaacataaACGGTGTTTTGACCTGAAACGTTATCGTGTAAAACGGGGCAGAAAAATTTCCGCTCCCCTGTCGGCCTCTCAGTGTCATATTAACCTCGTCTCTCTTATCTTTCTCAATGTTTGTTGCAGGCCCTGCGTTTGGAAACATCAACAAGTTCACTGGCCTCGGGATATTTGTGGACACGTATCCCAACGCTGACAAGACCCACGATGTGAGAGATGCTTTCTGTTTCAATTCCACTAAGTGGGGTTAGAGTTGAGGTGAAAACAGAATGTTTGAGGCGTCCAGAGCAGTCCAGTAGAAATACTTTGAGGTTGTTTTATATTTCTCTCAATGCCTTGTGAATGTGCAGAATTCAGAATGTGCCACATCTCaagtcactgctgctgcatgaACGCAGCTGAACATCTCCTCATCCGGGCGATCGGATCATCCCGTCCGTCTGGTGGCTCGTCGGTGGACTGAAGTCAAACTGCTGACCAGACtgctctgtcttctcctcagAGGACTTTCCCTTACGTGTCGGTAATGCTGGGAAATGGCAGCGTGGAGTACGACCACGAGCGCGACGGGCGGCCCAGCGAGCTCGGGGGATGCTCGGCTATGGTGCGCAACGCCGTCTACGACACGTTCATCCTCGTCAGATACGAGAAAAACCGACTGACGGTACGATCCACGTTTGATTCAGTGTATTTAAGCAGGATAGGTGGAAGACATCAGTATATAGTGTAATACCACAGTAATAATATTCAAACACGCTTTAGATTCAGTCTCATACTTTGTTCACACCTTTGTAAAAGTGAGTGTTTTCCTTCCTTGTTGTCTCTGCCGTCCTCGTCTCCTCAGCTGATGGTGGACGTGGACGGGAAGCAGGAGTGGAAGGAGTGTGTGGACATCTCCGGCCTGTATCTGCCCAGAGGTTACTTCTTTGGCGTGACTTCAGCCACCGGAGACCTGTCAGGTATGAAAAGACCCACGCCACGGTTCGATGAGATGGAAGGAACGTGTGATCCGTGGCGCCAGGTGTTGATTAACGCCTTGTTGGTCCAGACAACCACGACCTCGTGTCCCTGAAGCTGTACCAGCTGGAGGTGCAGAGGACtccgcaggaggaggaggaggacaacgTCCGAGTCCCCAGAGTGGACATGACACAGTTTCAAGGTAAAGGCTGTGGATGACTCCATACGGCGCTCAGCAAGGAAACATCCATCTGCAGCAGAGCACAGTAAACCCGAGCACATATCAAGAAATAACACATGGAAGTGCACAGGTTTCTCCCGGAATCGCTGATAAATTGGGATCCAGTCGAGCATTTGAAGGTGAAGACGTGGaaacagacgcccaaaatgCTACGACGGTTTtccgtttccacttgaaaatgttaaacgGAGCCTAAGTGTATTGAAATCTTCCACAGAACTGTGAGCCACCCCTGATTTCTGCTCTTGTCTCTCTTCAGTGAAAGTTGAGGATGAGGGGGGGCGGAGCATCATccacctcttcttcctcttcatcttctcgGTGCTGGGCCTGGTCGTGCTGGTCGTGGTGGCGATCGTGCTCTACGGCCGCTACAAGGAAAATAAACGCAAGCGCTTCTACTGACGGGAGAGCGTACGGAGGTTCCTCACATCGGGACAGTGCACGGACTTCTCATGGCTTTACAAACGAACCGATCAAACGACA contains these protein-coding regions:
- the LOC115398671 gene encoding VIP36-like protein — its product is MAARAAVSRLNRGSFGGFLSMFGFMPLRDWTCVLAVVCGLLSAALGDEELFQEEFLKREYSLVKPYRGLGFSASSHWDLMGTAMVTGDYVRLTPDMQSRQGAVWSRVPLFVQDWELKLHFKIHGQGKKNFNGDGMAFWLTKERMQNGPAFGNINKFTGLGIFVDTYPNADKTHDRTFPYVSVMLGNGSVEYDHERDGRPSELGGCSAMVRNAVYDTFILVRYEKNRLTLMVDVDGKQEWKECVDISGLYLPRGYFFGVTSATGDLSDNHDLVSLKLYQLEVQRTPQEEEEDNVRVPRVDMTQFQVKVEDEGGRSIIHLFFLFIFSVLGLVVLVVVAIVLYGRYKENKRKRFY